From the genome of Maribacter algicola, one region includes:
- a CDS encoding class I SAM-dependent methyltransferase, translating to MKDFWNQRYAEESFAYGTEPNQFFKQELDILEPGSLLLPAEGEGRNALYALQKGWETSCFDYSESARKKALDLIAPFGFDVDYQISDVLDYTSAKQFDVLGFSYVHFPKEIRLKAHQHLITFLKPGGTVIFEAFAKSQLGKASGGPKNLEMLFTLAEIKEEFKGISFSYLEELTTYLKEGLYHVGEASVIRFTGTKGAN from the coding sequence ATGAAGGATTTTTGGAACCAGAGATATGCTGAGGAATCCTTTGCATATGGCACCGAGCCAAACCAATTCTTTAAACAGGAATTAGATATTTTGGAGCCAGGTTCCCTTTTGCTCCCTGCCGAAGGCGAGGGAAGAAACGCCCTGTATGCCCTACAAAAAGGTTGGGAAACAAGTTGTTTTGATTATAGCGAATCCGCCCGAAAAAAAGCCCTCGACTTAATCGCTCCGTTTGGTTTTGATGTGGATTATCAGATATCCGATGTTTTGGACTATACTTCCGCAAAACAGTTTGATGTCCTTGGATTCAGTTATGTCCATTTTCCAAAGGAAATCAGGCTAAAGGCCCATCAACACCTCATCACATTTTTAAAACCTGGAGGAACGGTGATTTTTGAGGCATTTGCAAAATCCCAATTGGGGAAGGCCTCTGGCGGACCCAAGAACTTGGAGATGCTTTTTACCCTCGCAGAAATTAAAGAAGAATTTAAGGGGATATCATTTTCCTACCTGGAGGAATTGACCACCTACTTAAAGGAAGGGCTTTATCATGTAGGTGAGGCTAGTGTAATAAGGTTTACAGGTACAAAAGGGGCTAACTGA
- a CDS encoding OprD family outer membrane porin — translation MRKFCLLLLVPILVCSQDRTKTKVYGSFSGQWRNYFMHTSNKGGLKDFSALSTGGHLKYTLNLGSRFTLGTAVYNSTNMGLQDLTVPDGVTGRLSRYEEGQFDRLDLENDAVFILGELYVDYRNEKNRFTLGRMKINTPLINPQDGRMIPTLVQGFWYRHQQSSQNTFQLGVLNEIAPRSTGGFFNIGESIGTYPVGRSVFGSESLYGGNTESDFILIFNSDVKLTENLQMDVWNYYVDNVFNTVYVKPSLRLNEKWLLEAEWLHQNRVGNGGNALQEFRYFAKSSSDIIGLQWRFTAQKTHLSLGYDYILPRGQFLFPREWGREDLFSFQKRERSEGTANNHALVFTYDDTFALLREKMDVRTIFSLGRHWKPTVTDAETNKYAMPDYTHVNLDLFFNIKGLRNLKPELLVTSKIGNGDIPDNPNFVFNKVDMLHVDFILNYNF, via the coding sequence ATGAGAAAATTTTGTCTTTTATTGTTAGTACCCATTTTAGTGTGTTCCCAAGATAGGACCAAGACCAAAGTATATGGAAGCTTTTCCGGACAATGGCGGAATTATTTTATGCATACATCCAATAAAGGTGGGTTGAAGGATTTTAGTGCCTTGTCCACAGGAGGTCATTTGAAATACACATTGAATTTGGGAAGTCGTTTTACCCTTGGCACCGCAGTCTATAATTCCACAAATATGGGACTTCAGGATTTGACCGTTCCCGATGGCGTCACAGGAAGGTTAAGTAGGTATGAGGAGGGTCAGTTTGACAGATTGGACCTGGAAAACGATGCCGTTTTTATCCTCGGGGAATTGTATGTGGACTATCGGAATGAAAAAAACCGATTCACTCTGGGACGAATGAAAATCAATACGCCCTTGATCAATCCCCAGGATGGCAGGATGATCCCTACATTGGTACAAGGATTTTGGTACAGGCACCAACAAAGCTCACAGAATACCTTTCAATTGGGGGTGCTCAATGAAATAGCCCCACGTTCTACGGGTGGTTTTTTCAACATCGGTGAGAGTATTGGCACCTATCCGGTAGGAAGGTCCGTTTTTGGTTCAGAAAGTCTGTATGGCGGGAATACGGAATCGGATTTTATCCTCATTTTTAATTCCGATGTAAAACTGACCGAAAACCTACAAATGGATGTTTGGAATTACTATGTGGACAATGTATTCAATACGGTTTATGTAAAGCCCAGTCTCCGTTTGAATGAAAAATGGTTGTTGGAGGCGGAATGGTTGCACCAAAACAGGGTAGGGAACGGGGGAAATGCATTGCAGGAATTTAGGTATTTCGCCAAGTCCTCCTCTGATATTATCGGTCTGCAATGGCGCTTTACAGCCCAGAAAACCCACCTTTCCTTAGGGTATGATTACATATTGCCCCGCGGACAGTTCCTATTCCCACGGGAGTGGGGCAGGGAAGACCTTTTCAGTTTCCAAAAAAGGGAACGTAGCGAGGGTACCGCCAACAATCATGCGCTCGTATTTACCTATGATGATACCTTTGCGCTTTTAAGGGAAAAGATGGATGTCAGGACCATCTTCAGTTTGGGAAGGCACTGGAAGCCAACCGTCACAGATGCTGAAACCAACAAGTATGCGATGCCGGATTACACCCATGTGAACTTGGACCTTTTTTTTAATATAAAAGGGTTAAGGAATTTAAAACCAGAACTTTTGGTCACAAGTAAAATCGGCAATGGGGACATTCCTGACAATCCCAATTTTGTCTTTAACAAGGTGGATATGCTCCATGTGGATTTTATCCTCAACTACAATTTTTAA
- a CDS encoding c-type cytochrome produces MEHFGYLVRRLFWLFATVLILVTLLFITLLTYRPGPSETTNSLLVEEKAEEWYPKDVVDALANGSMPPQVKKGFLFVSETPGQMGPQADAPNKRFTGNNLTCTNCHLQFGTQAGSGSWVGVANRFPQFGGRANALGDLKDRINGCMERSMDGKKLPKDSEEMLAIVAYMEWLGEDLPKEKENEYKGYPKIKIPEERVDLDRGKLVYDKECLVCHGADGQGIKKPDASKGYLYPPLWGADSFNNGAGMHRVITAAEFIKSNMPFGLATYKNPKLTDEEAYHVAGYINSFDRPIKANTEADYPDKKLKPVSTSYGPWVDDFPLEQHKFGPFQPIMEYYKRNYNIEKSK; encoded by the coding sequence ATGGAGCATTTTGGATATTTGGTAAGACGTCTTTTCTGGCTCTTTGCTACAGTTCTCATCTTGGTTACCCTACTTTTTATTACACTTTTGACCTATCGACCCGGACCTTCGGAAACCACCAACTCCCTTCTTGTGGAAGAAAAGGCGGAGGAATGGTATCCTAAGGATGTAGTAGACGCTTTGGCCAATGGTAGTATGCCCCCCCAAGTGAAGAAGGGTTTTTTATTTGTTTCGGAAACGCCCGGTCAAATGGGTCCTCAGGCTGATGCCCCAAACAAAAGATTTACCGGGAATAATCTCACTTGTACCAACTGTCATTTGCAATTTGGGACCCAGGCGGGCTCTGGATCATGGGTGGGAGTAGCAAATCGGTTTCCCCAATTTGGAGGAAGGGCCAATGCTTTGGGCGATTTAAAAGATCGTATCAATGGGTGCATGGAGCGTAGTATGGACGGTAAGAAGTTGCCCAAAGATTCCGAGGAAATGCTGGCCATTGTCGCTTACATGGAGTGGTTGGGTGAAGACTTGCCCAAAGAAAAGGAAAACGAGTATAAAGGATATCCAAAAATAAAAATTCCGGAAGAGAGGGTTGATTTGGATAGAGGAAAATTGGTGTATGATAAGGAGTGCCTGGTTTGTCACGGAGCCGACGGTCAGGGAATTAAAAAACCCGATGCCTCCAAGGGGTATCTATATCCACCTCTTTGGGGCGCGGATAGTTTTAACAATGGCGCAGGCATGCACCGGGTGATTACGGCCGCTGAATTCATTAAGAGCAATATGCCCTTTGGATTGGCCACCTATAAAAATCCAAAACTTACGGATGAAGAGGCCTATCATGTAGCCGGTTATATCAACAGTTTTGACCGACCCATAAAAGCGAATACAGAGGCGGACTATCCCGATAAAAAACTAAAGCCAGTATCCACATCCTACGGACCATGGGTAGACGATTTTCCCCTGGAACAGCACAAGTTCGGTCCCTTCCAGCCCATTATGGAATATTACAAAAGGAACTATAATATAGAAAAGTCCAAATAA
- a CDS encoding DsrE family protein, protein MSLLTAILCMAISTAQEWETPIITGYGKIKNFKNVAVQPDASLEYKLVFDITSDSEMDGVNKGLWKIARVINMLGSADIPSNKVHIVAALHGAATFATLNDTKHQEMYSKANPNTELLKLLKEYGVELFVCAQATAARNIMAEDLNPNTELALSAMTVLANYQLQGYALMP, encoded by the coding sequence ATGAGCTTACTTACCGCCATTTTATGTATGGCCATTTCCACGGCACAGGAATGGGAAACGCCCATTATCACAGGTTATGGCAAAATCAAGAATTTCAAGAATGTGGCCGTACAGCCCGATGCCTCCTTGGAATACAAATTGGTTTTTGATATTACGAGTGATTCTGAAATGGACGGTGTAAACAAGGGTTTGTGGAAAATTGCAAGGGTCATCAACATGTTGGGGTCCGCTGACATACCATCGAATAAGGTCCATATAGTTGCCGCGCTTCATGGAGCTGCCACTTTTGCCACATTGAACGATACCAAACACCAAGAAATGTACAGCAAGGCCAATCCAAATACGGAGTTGTTGAAATTATTGAAAGAGTACGGGGTGGAACTTTTTGTCTGTGCACAGGCCACGGCTGCCCGAAATATCATGGCGGAAGACCTCAACCCAAATACGGAATTGGCCCTATCCGCGATGACCGTTCTTGCCAATTATCAGTTGCAGGGCTACGCCTTGATGCCTTAA